The following coding sequences are from one Streptomyces sp. NBC_01294 window:
- a CDS encoding ATP-dependent nuclease: MYLAHLRAENFRTFGPAGQEGGDADRSLRVDFAPGTTVLVGENDSGKTAIVDAIRVCLLTTAADYYRVTKDDFHVGAGGRSDTFTITCGFRGLSAEEKGTFLELLTTDASGSALYVTFRAQLMDPQRSNRVSVTTRTGPDGKGPALDGAARELLKATYLRPLRDAEAELRSGRGSRLSQILASYPAILKEEQDDFNAETDTADTLVGILRRAEHHITSNAAVAAARDDINTNYLEKFSIGSDVLRGEIGVAGDATLARALERLELTLFAGTGEWTRRGLGYNNALFMAAELLLLGNSETAPLLLIEEPEAHLHPQLQTRVMDLLYERAAGTAGAAAGVQVILTTHSPNLASAVPVEWLTLVARGSTFSLAPGHTRLDAGDYAFLSRFLDVTKANLFFARSVAVVEGDAEALLLPALAQAVGRSFNESGVSVVNVGHTGLFRYSRIFQREGRQIPVTVACIRDRDLLPDGTPTDMRGELPCVSDMTAEQIAAHVDALTRGDDGNVKTFVSDHWTLEYDLAAASWAMARVMHQAVRAARASERSWPDAERLAELDGEAAQEVEEWRAAGVNRPEAALRIYRPLKKGNASKAIAAQHAARLLKSTPLTEAHIPAYLRRAFAHLCGEP, from the coding sequence GTGTATCTGGCTCATCTGCGCGCCGAGAACTTTCGCACCTTCGGCCCGGCTGGGCAGGAGGGCGGCGACGCGGACCGCTCGCTTCGCGTTGACTTCGCTCCGGGCACCACCGTACTAGTGGGAGAGAACGACAGCGGTAAGACGGCCATCGTGGATGCCATCCGGGTCTGCCTCCTCACAACTGCAGCGGACTACTACCGCGTCACCAAGGACGACTTCCATGTCGGGGCCGGGGGCCGCTCGGACACCTTCACGATTACCTGTGGGTTCAGAGGGCTTTCCGCGGAGGAGAAGGGTACCTTCCTCGAGCTGCTCACTACAGACGCGAGTGGCAGCGCCTTGTATGTCACATTCAGAGCGCAACTCATGGATCCGCAGCGCTCGAATCGTGTCTCTGTCACCACGCGGACCGGACCGGACGGCAAGGGACCCGCTTTGGACGGTGCCGCCCGTGAGCTCCTGAAAGCGACCTACCTGAGGCCGCTACGGGATGCGGAGGCAGAGCTTCGCTCGGGACGTGGATCCAGGCTTTCCCAGATCCTGGCCAGCTATCCGGCGATCCTCAAGGAAGAGCAGGACGACTTCAACGCTGAGACCGACACAGCCGACACCCTTGTGGGCATCCTGCGGCGAGCTGAACACCACATCACAAGCAATGCTGCCGTTGCTGCGGCTCGCGACGACATCAACACCAACTACCTCGAAAAGTTCTCGATTGGCTCAGATGTCCTCCGGGGCGAGATCGGGGTGGCCGGCGATGCCACGCTCGCTCGGGCGTTGGAACGGCTGGAGCTCACGCTCTTCGCTGGTACTGGCGAATGGACCCGTCGGGGGCTGGGCTACAACAACGCTCTGTTCATGGCTGCCGAGCTGCTACTGCTGGGGAACAGCGAGACCGCGCCTTTGCTGCTCATCGAGGAACCCGAGGCCCACCTGCATCCTCAGTTGCAGACTCGTGTGATGGACCTTCTGTACGAGCGGGCGGCCGGGACGGCCGGAGCGGCCGCAGGCGTCCAAGTCATTCTCACTACCCACAGCCCCAACCTGGCCTCCGCGGTCCCTGTCGAATGGCTCACCCTCGTAGCGCGTGGCAGCACGTTCAGCCTGGCTCCGGGACACACCCGGCTCGATGCGGGCGACTATGCTTTCCTTTCTCGCTTCCTTGACGTGACCAAGGCCAATCTGTTCTTTGCCCGCTCCGTCGCTGTGGTGGAAGGCGATGCGGAGGCTTTGCTGCTTCCTGCCCTCGCGCAGGCTGTCGGCCGCTCCTTCAACGAGAGTGGGGTCAGCGTCGTCAATGTCGGTCACACGGGCCTGTTCCGGTATAGCCGGATCTTCCAGCGGGAGGGTCGGCAGATCCCCGTCACTGTGGCCTGCATCCGCGACAGAGATCTGCTGCCGGATGGTACTCCCACGGACATGAGAGGCGAGCTGCCGTGTGTATCAGACATGACTGCGGAGCAGATTGCCGCACACGTTGATGCCCTTACGCGTGGAGACGACGGGAATGTGAAGACATTCGTTTCCGACCACTGGACCCTCGAGTACGATCTGGCAGCTGCGTCATGGGCCATGGCTAGGGTGATGCACCAGGCCGTACGTGCTGCCCGAGCTTCGGAGCGGTCGTGGCCTGATGCTGAAAGGCTTGCAGAGCTCGATGGTGAGGCGGCACAGGAGGTCGAAGAATGGCGGGCCGCGGGCGTCAATCGTCCTGAGGCGGCCCTGCGAATCTACCGACCACTGAAGAAAGGCAATGCGAGCAAGGCCATCGCAGCCCAGCATGCGGCCAGGCTGCTCAAGTCCACGCCACTCACAGAGGCACACATCCCGGCGTACCTCCGTCGCGCCTTTGCCCACCTTTGCGGTGAGCCATGA
- a CDS encoding restriction endonuclease, whose amino-acid sequence MDGLLGHGAAGSTERSRQSSSRPAWTQRALAGVPVIEWVGKRIARPWVGEVLSGPACRDLGVAVAGGGDEYARERARQAKERERRQKAAETEAKRKARDEKVAYEAARAQEAVDKTSVTEHDVEQLAGLLRAAVLEGRPLSFDSLRQHFVPAVFAPSKSRTKPVPLPRWGEYEPEPPRGWLGALGFGRRSYDAEVEAARKRFDEALRDHAREEHKRVGKLDAAQARHDERNQQEAARIEEWNAGIEARRVAYQERDVEAVEWFIDQVLAASTYPHGFPKAHQVSYQADTGDLLVEIDLPLEDVVPAARAYRYVKTRDEITLVSRPEKERHELYASVLAQTALRTVHELFAADTDGVVRSVALNGHVATIDRATGREVHPCLITLQAGRQEFSELVLTQVDPQACLKRLRSLISPNPYQLEPVRPLVTFDLSKYRLMDSMDVVAGLDSRPVLMDLSPTEFEHLVRQLFEAIGLDSVNTRPSQDEGVDAVAMNTDPVMRGLCIIQAKRTAKVVPFESVSALAGVVEHKRAAKGILVTTSWFGRASEAFANDHGRLELLDGANLVHLFKEHLDLDVIPGPVPPKRRPR is encoded by the coding sequence GTGGACGGGCTCCTCGGGCACGGCGCCGCAGGTTCTACAGAGCGTAGCCGTCAAAGCTCTTCTCGCCCGGCCTGGACGCAGAGGGCGCTTGCGGGCGTTCCAGTGATCGAGTGGGTAGGCAAGCGGATTGCACGACCCTGGGTGGGGGAAGTCCTGAGCGGACCGGCGTGCAGGGACCTGGGGGTGGCGGTGGCGGGTGGGGGCGACGAGTACGCGCGCGAGCGGGCGCGGCAGGCCAAGGAACGTGAGCGGCGCCAGAAGGCTGCTGAGACGGAGGCCAAGCGCAAGGCGCGCGACGAGAAGGTTGCCTACGAGGCCGCACGTGCCCAGGAGGCCGTCGACAAGACGAGCGTGACCGAGCACGACGTCGAGCAGCTGGCGGGACTGTTACGTGCGGCGGTGCTGGAGGGCCGGCCCCTGAGCTTCGACAGTCTCAGGCAGCACTTCGTCCCTGCGGTCTTCGCGCCGTCCAAGAGCCGCACGAAGCCCGTTCCCCTCCCGCGGTGGGGAGAGTACGAGCCCGAGCCGCCGCGTGGATGGTTGGGCGCGCTCGGCTTCGGGCGCCGTTCGTACGACGCGGAGGTGGAGGCTGCACGCAAGCGGTTCGACGAGGCGCTGCGTGACCATGCTCGCGAGGAGCACAAGCGGGTCGGGAAGCTGGATGCGGCGCAGGCCCGCCATGACGAGCGCAACCAGCAGGAGGCCGCCCGCATCGAGGAGTGGAATGCCGGGATCGAGGCACGCCGCGTCGCCTACCAGGAGCGCGACGTCGAAGCGGTCGAGTGGTTCATCGACCAGGTCCTGGCCGCCTCCACGTACCCCCACGGCTTCCCGAAGGCGCACCAGGTCTCCTACCAGGCAGATACGGGAGACCTGCTGGTCGAGATCGACCTGCCGCTGGAAGATGTGGTCCCGGCGGCCCGCGCCTACCGGTACGTGAAGACGCGCGACGAGATCACGCTTGTCTCGAGGCCCGAGAAGGAGCGCCACGAGCTGTACGCGTCCGTACTGGCGCAGACGGCGCTGAGGACCGTCCACGAGTTGTTCGCGGCGGACACCGACGGGGTGGTGAGGTCCGTGGCGCTGAACGGGCACGTGGCGACCATCGACCGTGCCACGGGCCGCGAGGTGCACCCCTGTCTGATCACTCTCCAGGCGGGGAGGCAGGAGTTCAGCGAACTGGTGCTGACCCAAGTCGATCCGCAGGCCTGCCTGAAGCGGCTGCGATCGCTGATCTCACCGAATCCGTACCAGCTGGAGCCGGTGCGCCCGCTGGTCACCTTCGACTTGAGCAAGTACCGGCTGATGGACAGCATGGACGTCGTGGCGGGCCTGGACAGCCGTCCCGTGCTGATGGACCTCTCGCCCACGGAATTCGAGCATTTGGTCCGGCAGTTGTTCGAAGCCATCGGCCTCGACAGTGTCAACACGCGACCGTCGCAGGACGAGGGTGTGGACGCTGTGGCGATGAACACCGACCCGGTCATGCGAGGCCTGTGCATCATTCAGGCCAAACGCACTGCCAAGGTGGTGCCCTTCGAATCGGTCTCCGCCCTCGCCGGCGTCGTGGAGCACAAGCGGGCAGCCAAGGGCATCCTGGTGACGACCTCGTGGTTCGGCCGGGCGAGCGAGGCGTTCGCGAACGACCACGGACGCCTTGAACTCCTGGACGGCGCCAACCTGGTTCACTTGTTCAAGGAACATCTCGACCTCGATGTCATCCCGGGTCCGGTCCCTCCGAAGCGCCGACCGCGCTGA
- a CDS encoding pirin family protein: MSNLDRQPALSACGGRGFVVAEPVRELLSPRTVKLGESTEVRRLLPNLGRRMVGAWCFVDHYGPDDIADEPGMQVAPHPHSGLQTVSWLHEGEVLHRDSEGSLATIRPRELGLMTSGRGISHSEESPRPHARFLHGAQLWVALPDAHRDVAPHFQHHAELPQVTAPGLTATVILGTLDTATSPGTAYTPIVGADLTLASGTETALPLDPDFEYAVLSMSGEAHVDDVPVLPGSMLYLGCGRTELPLRATSDASLMLLGGEPFEEEIVMFWNWIGRSNEEIVQARKDWMEGSRYGEVKGYDGPPIPAPQLPPGPLKARGRVR; the protein is encoded by the coding sequence ATGAGCAATCTCGATCGCCAGCCCGCTCTCTCCGCATGCGGCGGCCGCGGCTTCGTCGTGGCCGAACCGGTACGCGAGCTCCTCAGCCCGCGCACGGTCAAGCTCGGGGAATCCACGGAGGTACGCCGCCTCCTGCCGAACCTGGGCCGCCGCATGGTGGGCGCCTGGTGCTTCGTGGACCACTACGGCCCGGACGACATCGCCGACGAGCCCGGCATGCAGGTCGCCCCGCACCCCCACTCGGGCCTGCAGACCGTGAGCTGGCTCCACGAGGGCGAGGTCCTGCACCGCGACAGCGAGGGCAGCCTCGCCACGATCCGCCCGCGCGAGCTGGGCCTGATGACCTCCGGCCGCGGCATCAGCCACTCGGAGGAGAGCCCGCGCCCGCACGCCCGCTTCCTGCACGGCGCACAGCTGTGGGTGGCCCTGCCGGACGCGCACCGGGACGTGGCCCCCCACTTCCAGCACCACGCCGAACTCCCGCAGGTCACGGCCCCCGGCCTGACCGCCACCGTCATCCTGGGCACCCTGGACACGGCGACCTCGCCCGGCACGGCGTACACCCCGATCGTGGGCGCGGACCTGACCCTGGCATCCGGCACCGAGACCGCGCTCCCGCTCGACCCGGACTTCGAGTACGCGGTCCTGTCGATGTCGGGCGAGGCCCACGTGGACGACGTCCCGGTCCTCCCGGGCTCGATGCTCTACCTCGGCTGCGGCCGCACGGAACTCCCCCTGAGGGCAACCTCGGACGCGAGCCTGATGCTCCTGGGCGGCGAACCGTTCGAGGAGGAGATCGTGATGTTCTGGAACTGGATCGGCCGGAGCAACGAGGAGATCGTACAAGCCCGCAAGGACTGGATGGAAGGCTCCCGGTACGGCGAAGTGAAGGGTTACGACGGCCCTCCGATCCCGGCGCCGCAGCTCCCGCCGGGGCCGCTTAAGGCACGCGGACGGGTACGTTGA
- a CDS encoding tetratricopeptide repeat protein: MNAPTTYFEHGTAAERWARALLFFDAKEYATAARILDTLTGEAPKQLAPRLLLARAYYHSAQLSRAEHELRAILERWPVEDYAQLMLGRTLERLGRATEARPYLRMAAAMAGEFPE; encoded by the coding sequence ATGAACGCGCCGACGACGTACTTCGAGCACGGGACGGCAGCCGAGCGCTGGGCGCGCGCCCTGCTCTTCTTCGACGCGAAGGAGTACGCGACGGCCGCCCGCATCCTGGACACGCTGACGGGCGAGGCGCCGAAGCAGCTCGCGCCGCGGCTGCTGCTGGCCCGTGCCTACTACCACTCCGCCCAGCTCTCCCGCGCCGAGCACGAGCTCCGCGCCATCCTGGAGCGCTGGCCGGTGGAGGACTACGCGCAGCTGATGCTCGGTCGCACCCTGGAGCGGCTGGGCCGGGCCACCGAGGCCCGCCCGTACCTCCGGATGGCCGCCGCGATGGCGGGCGAGTTCCCCGAGTAG
- a CDS encoding methyltransferase, whose translation MNRLTTPFGSYELTRFPEDPRDRLRAWDAADEYLLRHLDSGTGERGPVDLAAAGQITVLGDRWGTLTTALAAYRPTQITDSVLTRSATAANLDRNGIGTAKSTLTLLTTQDPPPGKIDVLLVRVPKSLALLEDQLYRLAPHVHAGTVVVGAGMVKEIHTSTLRLFEKILGPTKTSLAEKKARLIFCTPGTPGATRPATPGPWPLTYTVDEDAGSGSGLTVVNHAGIFCADRLDVGTRFFLQNLPTNTDGARVVDLGCGNGVVGTAVQAHDPDAEVVFTDESYQAVASAQATYRANVREGRRTAEFLVGDGVAMLPPASVDLVLSNPPFHSHQATTDATALRMFAQSRKVLRPGGELWIVANRHMGYHTHLRRLFGNSEVVASEPKFVVLRAVKQDRPRPM comes from the coding sequence ATGAACCGCCTCACCACACCCTTCGGCTCCTACGAGCTCACCCGCTTCCCCGAGGACCCGCGCGACCGGCTCCGTGCATGGGACGCCGCCGACGAGTACCTGCTGCGCCACCTGGACTCCGGTACCGGGGAGCGCGGACCGGTGGACCTGGCCGCCGCCGGGCAGATCACCGTGCTCGGGGACCGATGGGGGACGCTGACGACGGCGCTCGCCGCGTACCGTCCGACGCAGATCACCGACTCGGTCCTCACCCGCTCCGCCACCGCGGCCAATCTCGACCGCAACGGGATCGGGACGGCGAAGTCGACGCTGACGCTGCTGACCACGCAGGACCCGCCGCCCGGGAAGATCGACGTCCTTCTGGTGCGCGTGCCCAAGAGCCTGGCGCTGCTGGAGGACCAGCTTTACCGGCTGGCGCCGCACGTGCACGCGGGCACCGTCGTGGTCGGCGCCGGCATGGTCAAGGAGATCCACACCTCCACGCTGCGCCTCTTCGAGAAGATCCTCGGCCCGACGAAGACCTCGCTCGCGGAGAAAAAGGCCCGGCTGATCTTCTGCACCCCGGGCACCCCCGGGGCGACCCGCCCCGCGACCCCGGGGCCGTGGCCGCTGACGTACACGGTGGACGAGGACGCGGGGTCGGGCTCCGGCCTGACCGTCGTGAACCACGCCGGGATCTTCTGCGCCGACCGGCTGGACGTGGGCACCCGCTTCTTCCTGCAGAACCTGCCGACCAACACCGACGGCGCCCGGGTCGTGGACCTGGGCTGCGGGAACGGCGTCGTCGGCACGGCGGTGCAGGCCCACGACCCGGATGCCGAGGTCGTCTTCACCGACGAGTCCTACCAGGCGGTCGCCTCGGCGCAGGCCACGTACCGGGCGAACGTCCGCGAGGGCCGGCGGACCGCCGAGTTCCTCGTCGGCGACGGGGTCGCGATGCTGCCCCCCGCCTCCGTGGACCTGGTGCTGAGCAATCCGCCCTTCCACTCGCACCAGGCCACCACGGACGCGACGGCGCTGCGGATGTTCGCGCAGTCGCGCAAGGTGCTGCGGCCCGGGGGCGAGCTGTGGATCGTCGCCAACCGGCACATGGGCTACCACACCCATCTGCGCCGGCTGTTCGGCAACAGCGAAGTCGTCGCGAGCGAGCCGAAGTTCGTGGTCCTGCGGGCGGTCAAGCAGGATCGTCCGCGGCCTATGTGA
- a CDS encoding MerR family transcriptional regulator: MSSQVGDVSGGGRYRREDVARAAGVKVRNLRYYQERGLLPPPRREGRIAWYSDDHLTRLRLISDLLGRGYTVNGIAELLHAWEEGGGLSRLLGLEREMTRDWVQEEPVTMTRAQLRKLFGPGATAEDTRRAAELGYVTIDGDLVTYPSGRLLDATLTLVRQGVPLAEILDAGEFVQAQAAALADRFVGLFRQHVIGAEGAAGLERLSATQLQHITAAVTALRPVAGEVVATEFARAMARRVDAEVAELLRTEQ; encoded by the coding sequence GTGAGCAGCCAGGTGGGGGACGTGAGCGGCGGCGGACGCTACCGCCGGGAGGACGTGGCCCGCGCGGCCGGCGTCAAGGTGCGCAACCTGCGCTACTACCAGGAGCGCGGGCTGCTGCCGCCGCCGCGCCGGGAGGGCCGGATCGCCTGGTACTCCGACGACCACCTGACGCGGCTGCGCCTGATCAGCGATCTGCTGGGCCGCGGCTACACGGTCAACGGCATCGCCGAGCTGCTGCACGCGTGGGAGGAGGGCGGCGGCCTGTCCCGACTGCTGGGCCTGGAACGGGAGATGACCCGGGACTGGGTGCAGGAGGAGCCGGTGACGATGACCCGGGCGCAGCTGCGGAAGCTGTTCGGTCCGGGGGCGACGGCCGAGGACACCCGGCGGGCGGCGGAGCTCGGGTACGTGACGATCGACGGGGACCTGGTCACCTACCCGAGCGGACGGCTGCTGGACGCGACGCTGACGCTGGTGCGCCAGGGGGTGCCGCTCGCGGAGATCCTGGACGCCGGGGAGTTCGTCCAGGCTCAGGCCGCCGCGCTCGCGGACCGGTTCGTCGGGCTGTTCCGGCAGCATGTGATCGGTGCGGAGGGGGCGGCCGGGCTGGAACGGCTTTCGGCCACGCAGCTCCAGCACATCACGGCGGCGGTGACGGCCCTGAGGCCGGTGGCCGGCGAGGTGGTGGCCACGGAGTTCGCGCGGGCGATGGCCCGGCGGGTGGACGCGGAGGTCGCCGAACTGCTGCGTACGGAGCAGTAG
- a CDS encoding DUF6230 family protein, with protein MTDSPHLSDDHHSDSGRVRWRRFAVLTVPAVAVTAGLGIALAQGVLAASFAVSGQQFKVSASSLEGEGFVQYGSVDVNAREELIPVAVTAIREAKLHNLCQSVVTSLPVVGDISLHLTAGRKAPVEASNLFVDATQLSGDAVFSNIEIGRDASTLDKGPADAQGMQDLFAQQADTVRISDLQQTAWATNAGTFKLSGLSMNVSKGKKECF; from the coding sequence ATGACGGACTCCCCCCACTTATCCGACGACCACCACAGCGACTCCGGCCGCGTCCGCTGGCGGCGGTTCGCCGTCCTGACCGTCCCCGCCGTCGCCGTGACCGCCGGCCTCGGCATCGCCCTCGCCCAGGGTGTGCTGGCCGCCTCGTTCGCCGTGTCGGGACAGCAGTTCAAGGTGTCGGCCAGCAGCCTGGAGGGCGAGGGCTTCGTCCAGTACGGGAGCGTCGACGTCAACGCCCGTGAGGAACTCATCCCGGTGGCGGTCACCGCCATCAGGGAGGCCAAGCTCCACAACCTCTGCCAGTCCGTGGTCACTTCGCTCCCGGTGGTCGGAGACATCTCGCTCCACCTCACCGCGGGCCGCAAGGCGCCGGTGGAGGCGAGCAACCTGTTCGTCGACGCGACCCAGCTCTCCGGGGACGCCGTGTTCAGCAACATCGAGATCGGGCGCGACGCCTCCACCCTCGACAAGGGGCCGGCCGACGCGCAGGGCATGCAGGACCTCTTCGCCCAGCAGGCGGACACGGTCCGGATCTCCGATCTCCAGCAGACGGCGTGGGCGACGAACGCCGGCACCTTCAAGCTCTCCGGGCTCAGCATGAACGTCAGCAAGGGCAAGAAGGAATGCTTCTGA
- a CDS encoding DUF6114 domain-containing protein: MRQWRRWRRSRPFWGGLFAILAGAWICVLPLAPLKIMLQQGVAGIPSFLMGIVMIVLGLTAWFSPPQRTLAGVLTTLIATAALVLSNLGGFLIGTLLGILGGGLMFAWQPYTTRQAPPTPGAPGTPHAPHAQPAQRTPHTGDAESAAPAPPPPTPHPDPQGAQP, encoded by the coding sequence TTGCGGCAGTGGCGTCGGTGGCGTCGCAGCAGGCCCTTCTGGGGCGGGCTGTTCGCGATCCTCGCCGGTGCGTGGATCTGCGTCCTGCCGCTGGCACCGCTGAAGATCATGCTCCAGCAGGGGGTGGCGGGGATCCCGTCCTTCCTGATGGGCATCGTGATGATCGTGCTCGGCCTCACCGCCTGGTTCTCTCCCCCGCAGCGCACTCTCGCCGGCGTCCTCACCACCCTGATCGCCACCGCCGCCCTGGTCCTGTCGAATCTGGGCGGATTCCTGATCGGCACCCTGCTCGGCATTCTCGGCGGCGGCCTGATGTTCGCCTGGCAGCCGTACACCACCCGGCAGGCCCCACCCACCCCAGGCGCCCCAGGCACCCCACACGCCCCACATGCCCAACCCGCCCAGCGCACCCCGCACACCGGGGACGCGGAGTCCGCCGCGCCCGCGCCCCCTCCCCCCACCCCGCACCCCGATCCCCAAGGAGCACAGCCATGA